Proteins from one Esox lucius isolate fEsoLuc1 chromosome 19, fEsoLuc1.pri, whole genome shotgun sequence genomic window:
- the prr5a gene encoding proline-rich protein 5a isoform X1, whose product MDSGGHPIRRTLHRLKLMSSPSLSDLGKSEKGSPEDRGEKQKRAGANATWNSIHNAVIAVFQKKGLADNELYVLNEGVRHLLKTDLGSFFTEYLQNQLLTKGMVILRDKIRFYEGQKLLDSLAETWDFFFCDVLNMLQAIFHPVQGKEPSVRQLALLHFRNTIVLSVKLEDALCRPRARTPPSVTQMLLILQGVHESRGVSEEYLRLESLVQKVVSPYLGTHGLYCGDSSATHCSCVLEKRLQWCWPKQPVDQASKNPVVRSKSYNIPLLLTPVAEYDPDISSVGSGGIRRHSACEIISCLEEQGVAYADMASGTDPSTSIASVNRLCVVPQFTGTMESSLNSSSLLPFHSPGNLHGTEATMTLTDMAMCAPAPPPQRILQPRDHYWPGSGIPGFRFRRDIHRIPTTLL is encoded by the exons GACTCTACACAGGCTGAAGTTGATGAGCTCCCCCAGTCTCAGTGACCTGGGAAAGAGTGAGAAGGGATCCCCGGAGGACCgtggagagaaacagaagagGGCCGGGGCCAACGCCACTTGGAACAG CATCCACAATGCTGTCATTGCCGTCTTCCAGAAGAAAGGTCTGGCTGACAATGAACTCTATGTTCTCAACGAAGGTGTCAG GCACCTGTTAAAAACAGACTTGGGGTCTTTCTTCACAGAGTACCTCCAG AACCAGTTGCTGACAAAGGGCATGGTCATTCTACGGGACAAAATAAGATTCTATGAAG GTCAGAAGTTACTGGACTCTCTGGCAGAGACGTGGGACTTTTTCTTCTGCGATGTTCTCAACATGCTACAGGCCATCTTCCACCCAGTACAG GGTAAGGAGCCCAGTGTGAGACAGCTGGCTCTGCTCCACTTCAGGAACACCATAGTTCTAAGTGTGAAGCTGGAGGACGCTCTGTGTCGCCCCCGCGCCCGCACCCCCCCATCCGTCACACAGATGCTACTTATACTTCAG GGTGTCCATGAGTCGCGGGGTGTCAGTGAGGAGTACCTGCGTCTGGAGTCCCTGGTTCAGAAGGTGGTCTCTCCTTACCTGGGTACTCATGGCCTCTACTGTGGAGACAGCAGTGCGACACACTGCTCCTGTGTGCTGG AGAAGCGTTTGCAGTGGTGCTGGCCAAAGCAGCCTGTGGACCAAGCGTCTAAGAACCCTGTGGTCCGTTCTAAGAGCTACAACATCCCTCTTCTCCTTACGCCTGTGGCGGAGTATGACCCTGACATCAGCTCTGTGGGAAGCGGGGGAATCCGACGCCACTCTGCCTGTGAGATCATCTCCTGCCTGGAAGAACAGGGCGTGGCTTATGCTGACATGGCCTCTGGGACTGATCCTTCCACGTCCATTGCCTCTGTGAACAGGCTCTGTGTGGTTCCACAGTTCACAG GTACCATGGAGTCTTCTCTCaactcctcttccctcctccccttccACTCCCCAGGAAACCTCCACGGGACGGAGGCAACGATGACCCTCACGGACATGGCCATGTgtgcccccgccccccccccccagcggaTCCTCCAGCCCAGAGACCATTATTGGCCAGGTTCTGGAATCCCTGGATTCAGATTCAGACGGGATATTCATAGAATTCCCACCACGCTGCTCTGA
- the prr5a gene encoding proline-rich protein 5a isoform X2, whose translation MDSGGHPIRRTLHRLKLMSSPSLSDLGKSEKGSPEDRGEKQKRAGANATWNSIHNAVIAVFQKKGLADNELYVLNEGVRHLLKTDLGSFFTEYLQNQLLTKGMVILRDKIRFYEGQKLLDSLAETWDFFFCDVLNMLQAIFHPVQGKEPSVRQLALLHFRNTIVLSVKLEDALCRPRARTPPSVTQMLLILQGVHESRGVSEEYLRLESLVQKVVSPYLGTHGLYCGDSSATHCSCVLEKRLQWCWPKQPVDQASKNPVVRSKSYNIPLLLTPVAEYDPDISSVGSGGIRRHSACEIISCLEEQGVAYADMASGTDPSTSIASVNRLCVVPQFTGNLHGTEATMTLTDMAMCAPAPPPQRILQPRDHYWPGSGIPGFRFRRDIHRIPTTLL comes from the exons GACTCTACACAGGCTGAAGTTGATGAGCTCCCCCAGTCTCAGTGACCTGGGAAAGAGTGAGAAGGGATCCCCGGAGGACCgtggagagaaacagaagagGGCCGGGGCCAACGCCACTTGGAACAG CATCCACAATGCTGTCATTGCCGTCTTCCAGAAGAAAGGTCTGGCTGACAATGAACTCTATGTTCTCAACGAAGGTGTCAG GCACCTGTTAAAAACAGACTTGGGGTCTTTCTTCACAGAGTACCTCCAG AACCAGTTGCTGACAAAGGGCATGGTCATTCTACGGGACAAAATAAGATTCTATGAAG GTCAGAAGTTACTGGACTCTCTGGCAGAGACGTGGGACTTTTTCTTCTGCGATGTTCTCAACATGCTACAGGCCATCTTCCACCCAGTACAG GGTAAGGAGCCCAGTGTGAGACAGCTGGCTCTGCTCCACTTCAGGAACACCATAGTTCTAAGTGTGAAGCTGGAGGACGCTCTGTGTCGCCCCCGCGCCCGCACCCCCCCATCCGTCACACAGATGCTACTTATACTTCAG GGTGTCCATGAGTCGCGGGGTGTCAGTGAGGAGTACCTGCGTCTGGAGTCCCTGGTTCAGAAGGTGGTCTCTCCTTACCTGGGTACTCATGGCCTCTACTGTGGAGACAGCAGTGCGACACACTGCTCCTGTGTGCTGG AGAAGCGTTTGCAGTGGTGCTGGCCAAAGCAGCCTGTGGACCAAGCGTCTAAGAACCCTGTGGTCCGTTCTAAGAGCTACAACATCCCTCTTCTCCTTACGCCTGTGGCGGAGTATGACCCTGACATCAGCTCTGTGGGAAGCGGGGGAATCCGACGCCACTCTGCCTGTGAGATCATCTCCTGCCTGGAAGAACAGGGCGTGGCTTATGCTGACATGGCCTCTGGGACTGATCCTTCCACGTCCATTGCCTCTGTGAACAGGCTCTGTGTGGTTCCACAGTTCACAG GAAACCTCCACGGGACGGAGGCAACGATGACCCTCACGGACATGGCCATGTgtgcccccgccccccccccccagcggaTCCTCCAGCCCAGAGACCATTATTGGCCAGGTTCTGGAATCCCTGGATTCAGATTCAGACGGGATATTCATAGAATTCCCACCACGCTGCTCTGA
- the tmem60 gene encoding transmembrane protein 60, with protein sequence MRMSLAQRVLLTWIFSLIFLIMLVLKLDSKIYWNWFLVFLPVWTFDTILILMLVVKMAGRCKPGYDPRDGQQNLRRRVWYLVAILLKLGFCLTLCARLERLTDIWLSVVCVPLWAVLVGAMVELGYNVFHYRRD encoded by the coding sequence ATGAGGATGTCTCTGGCCCAGAGAGTCCTGTTGACATGGATcttctctctcatcttcctcatcatGCTGGTCCTCAAACTGGACTCTAAAATTTACTGGAACTGGTTTCTTGTCTTTCTTCCTGTATGGACCTTCGACACCATCCTCATTCTCATGCTTGTGGTAAAGATGGCGGGTCGCTGCAAGCCCGGCTATGATCCACGGGATGGCCAGCAGAACCTGCGGCGGAGGGTATGGTACCTGGTGGCCATTTTGCTGAAACTGGGCTTCTGTCTGACGCTGTGCGCCCGGCTGGAGAGGCTGACGGACATTTGGCTCAGTGTGGTCTGTGTCCCCCTCTGGGCTGTGCTGGTCGGGGCCATGGTGGAGCTGGGGTACAATGTCTTTCACTACCGCAGAGACTGA